In one Solanum dulcamara chromosome 1, daSolDulc1.2, whole genome shotgun sequence genomic region, the following are encoded:
- the LOC129891939 gene encoding pectin acetylesterase 8-like, giving the protein MAMFLLIVLLTILLGDVGHGLDINITVLDTATTQGAVCLDGSPPAYYFDRGFDTGLSNWIIFLEGGGWCESISDCQSRTTTDKGSSKNMKNQSQFAGILHNTPQQNPDFYNWNRVWVNYCDGASFTGDVEHVDLEKKLYFRGARIFKAVMDDLWSKGMQNAKNAILSGTSAGGLATILNCDKFRSFFPDDVKIKCVANAGFFINANTISGTPNIRKMYQRVVNLHGLVKNLPQACTSKMEPSLCFFPENIVPYVQTPLFIINSAYDAWQISNTLVPPNLDSQHTWKHCKDRISDCTFSQRITIQAFGEEFLKIFEGLTPHYTRGYFITSCHTHARIVWEKYWFNATSPRILNKTIAEVVGDWYFDRATFHQYIDPYPYARDC; this is encoded by the exons ATGGCAATGTTTCTATTGATTGTTTTATTAACAATATTACTCGGGGACGTCGGACATGGACTGGACATCAATATTACTGTACTAGACACCGCTACAACACAAGGCGCTG TGTGTCTAGATGGGAGTCCACCTGCATATTACTTTGATAGGGGATTTGATACTGGACTTTCCAACTGGATTATCTTCCTTGAA GGAGGTGGATGGTGTGAAAGCATCTCCGATTGCCAAAGTCGTACAACTACAGACAAAGGTTCTTCCAAGAATATGAAGAATCAATCACAATTTGCTGGGATACTTCATAACACTCCCCAACAAAATCCAG ACTTTTACAATTGGAACAGAGTGTGGGTGAATTACTGTGATGGAGCATCTTTTACCGGCGATGTCGAACATGTTGATCTA GAGAAAAAACTTTATTTTAGAGGAGCAAGAATATTTAAAGCTGTTATGGATGATTTATGGAGCAAAGGAATGCAAAATGCTAAAAAT GCAATCCTGAGTGGAACTTCTGCTGGAGGATTGGCTACAATCTTGAACTGTGACAAGTTCCGGTCCTTCTTTCCTGATGATGTCAAAATAAAGTGTGTTGCAAATGCAGGCTTCTTCATCAATGC CAACACAATCTCTGGTACTCCAAATATTCGTAAAATGTACCAGAGAGTTGTTAATTTACAT GGATTAGTTAAGAATTTGCCTCAAGCTTGCACGTCTAAAATGGAACCGAGTTTG TGCTTCTTTCCTGAAAATATTGTTCCATATGTTCAGACTCCACTATTTATAATAAATTCAGCATATGATGCTTGGCAG ATCAGTAACACTTTGGTTCCTCCAAACCTCGATTCTCAACATACCTGGAAGCATTGCAAGGATAGAATAAGTGACTGCACATTTAGTCAGCGTATAACTATTCAAG CTTTTGGAGAAGAGTTCTTGAAGATATTCGAGGGACTCACCCCTCATTATACGAGGGGTTATTTCATCACTTCTTGTCACACTCATGCACGTATTGTATGGGAGAAATATTGGTTCAATGCTACTTCTCCAAGAATACTTAATAAG ACAATTGCGGAAGTTGTTGGTGATTGGTATTTTGATAGAGCAACATTTCATCAATATATAGATCCATATCCTTATGCTAGAGATTGCTAG